A genomic stretch from Etheostoma cragini isolate CJK2018 chromosome 8, CSU_Ecrag_1.0, whole genome shotgun sequence includes:
- the dhtkd1 gene encoding probable 2-oxoglutarate dehydrogenase E1 component DHKTD1, mitochondrial, with the protein MSAVLFLKKSLSKLPPSVTRQVAGCCYHTERGVYGYRPKLIESHHKLSDRIAALNQDHGLARLVEAYRAHGHKAAKINPLLPQKPVTHSVPEINMLTGTITGPLNTSGLRHFGKAQASVEEVQAYLEEAYCGHLSVETSQLSSLDEREWFADRFEELRKKKFSLEERRQLAKIMLESQEFDHFLATKFATVKRYGGEGAESMMAFFYELFFQLAHSGVTDIVIGMPHRGRLNLLTGLLKFPPELMFRKMRGLSEYPDTSPAIGDVLSHLTSSVELDFGAGHPIHVTMLPNPSHLEAINPVALGKTRARQQLRKEGDYSPEDNAQPGDQVVCLQVHGDGAFPGQGIVPETLTLSNLPHYRVGGSIHLIVNNQVGYTTPSERARSSLYCSDVGKMVNCAVIHVNGDDAEEVLRATRLAVDYQRLFRKDVIVDLICYRQWGHNELDEPGFTNPAMYKIIRSRKSVPDYYSDQLISEGLMTDVERDMIKSQHYSMLNDKLSNMTLYSPPPTNLQGRWGDLVEPQARVTTWDTGVPVPLLQFVGAKSVDIPERIQLHSHLGKTHTQARLNKLEEGTKLDWSTAEALAFGSLLCQGFNIRISGQDVGRGTFSQRHAMVVCQETNDMYIPLNHISPQQTGFLEVCNSPLSEEAVLGFEYGMSIAQPKLLPIWEAQFGDFFNGAQIIFDAFLTGGEAKWLLQSGMVILLPHGYDGAGPEHSSCRMERFLQMCDSREEGVDGDNVNMAVVNPTTSAQYFHLLRRQMIRNFRKPLIVVGPKTLLRFSGAASSLTAMTPGTSFRPVLGDTSVPAESVQKVVLCSGKHYYALLKQRETSAANQNTALIRVEELCPFPMDALQQELKKYPNAKEFIWSQEEPQNMGPWSFVAPRFEKQLACKLRLVSRPALPAPAVGIGTLHQQQQEAILTATFS; encoded by the exons ATGTCGGCCGTACTTTTCCTTAAAAAGTCGTTGAGCAAACTGCCACCGAGTGTCACTCGGCAGGTGGCCGGCTGTTGTTATCACACCGAGAGAGGTGTTTACGGATACCGACCCAAACTGATTGAGAGCCACCACAAGTTAAGCGACCGCATCGCAGCACTGAATCAAG ATCATGGTCTTGCCCGTCTGGTGGAGGCATACAGAGCACATGGACACAAGGCTGCTAAAATTAACCCCTTACTACCCCAAAAGCCTGTTACCCACAGCGTCCCGGAGATAAACATGCTGACTGGCACCATCACAGGACCACTCAACACCTCAG GTCTACGGCACTTTGGCAAAGCACAGGCTTCAGTGGAAGAGGTTCAGGCCTACCTGGAAGAAGCCTACTGTGGTCACCTGTCAGTGGAGACCAGCCAGCTGAGCAGCCTCGACGAGAGGGAGTGGTTTGCTGACCGCTTTGAGGAACTCAGGAAAAAGAAATTTTCCctggaggagaggaggcagCTGGCCAAGATTATGCTGGAATCTCAG GAATTTGACCACTTTTTGGCCACCAAGTTTGCTACCGTGAAACGTTatggaggagaaggagcagaGAGCATGATGGCCTTCTTCTACGAGCTTTTCTTCCAGTTGGCCCACAGCGGAGTCACTGACATTGTCATCGGCATGCCTCACAGAGGCCGACTTAACCTCCTGACAGGCCTGCTGAAGTTCCCACCAGAG CTCATGTTCCGTAAGATGCGTGGCCTCAGCGAGTACCCCGACACCTCGCCTGCCATCGGTGATGTTCTCTCCCACCTCACCTCTTCAGTGGAGCTGGATTTTGGAGCTGGGCACCCTATCCATGTGACCATGCTTCCCAACCCATCTCACCTCGAGGCGATCAACCCTGTGGCTCTTGGCAAAACCAGAGCCAGGCAGCAGCTCAGGAAGGAAGGAGACTATTCACCTGAAGACAATGCCCAGCCGGGGGACCAAGTCGTCTGTCTGCAG GTCCATGGTGACGGCGCTTTCCCCGGCCAAGGAATTGTTCCAGAAACGTTGACCCTTTCAAACCTCCCTCACTACAGAGTCGGTGGGAGCATCCATCTCATTGTGAACAACCAAGTGGGTTACACCACTCCATCCGAGAGAGCGAGATCCTCTTTGTACTGTAGTGATGTTG GTAAGATGGTGAACTGTGCTGTGATCCACGTAAACGGCGATGACGCAGAGGAGGTGCTGCGGGCCACAAGGCTGGCTGTGGACTACCAGAGGCTTTTTAGGAAAGACGTCATCGTTGACCTGATCTGCTACCGTCAGTGGGGCCACAATGAGCTGGACGAGCCTGGTTTCACCAACCCAGCCATGTACAAGATCATCCG ATCCCGTAAGAGCGTCCCTGACTACTACTCAGACCAGCTGATCTCTGAGGGTCTGATGACCGATGTCGAGCGTGACATGATCAAGTCCCAACACTACAGCATGCTAAACGACAAGCTGTCTAACATGACCCTGTACAGCCCTCCACCCACCAACCTGCAGGGCCGCTGGGGGGATCTGGTGGAACCACAGGCCAGAGTCACCACCTGGGACACAGGTGTCCCCGTTCCCCTGCTGCAGTTTGTAGGAGCAAAATCTGTGGACATCCCTGAGCGAATCCAACTGCACAGCCACCTTGGAAAGACCCATACACAG GCCCGGTTAAACAAGTTAGAAGAAGGGACCAAACTGGACTGGTCCACAGCAGAGGCCTTGGCTTTTGGCTCTCTCCTCTGCCAAG GCTTTAATATTCGAATCAGCGGACAGGATGTTGGAAGAGGCACGTTCAGTCAACGACACGCCATGGTGGTGTGTCAGGAGACTAATGACATGTACATCCCTCTGAACCACATCAGCCCGCAGCAGACTGGCTTCTTGGAG gtgtGTAACAGCCCACTGTCTGAGGAGGCGGTGCTTGGATTTGAATATGGTATGAGTATCGCGCAGCCGAAGCTCCTTCCCATCTGGGAGGCTCAGTTTGGAGATTTCTTCAACGGAGCTCAGATCATCTTTGATGCCTTTCTCACTGGAG GTGAAGCCAAGTGGCTCTTACAAAGTGGGATGGTGATCCTGTTGCCTCACGGCTATGATGGAGCCGGACCCGAACACTCATCCTGTCGCATGGAGCGCTTCCTCCAG ATGTGTGACAGTAGAGAAGAGGGTGTGGACGGTGACAACGTGAACATGGCTGTGGTCAACCCAACCACTTCTGCTCAGTACTTCCACCTGCTGAGGAGACAGATGATCCGGAACTTCCGCAAACCTCTCATTGTGGTTGGACCCAAGACACTGCTCAGATTTTCT GGGGCAGCATCCAGTCTGACTGCAATGACACCAGGAACATCTTTCAGACCAGTGTTGGGTGATACTTCAGTCCCAGCTGAAAG TGTCCAGAAGGTGGTGCTGTGCTCAGGGAAACACTACTATGCCCTCCTGAAACAGAGGGAGACGTCAGCAGCTAACCAAAACACAGCACTCATCCGTGTGGAGGAGCTATGTCCGTTCCCAATGGACGCTCTGCAGCAGGAGCTAAAAAAATACCCCAACGCCAAAG AGTTTATTTGGAGTCAGGAAGAGCCCCAGAACATGGGTCCCTGGTCTTTCGTAGCACCCAGGTTTGAGAAGCAGCTGGCCTGCAAG cTTCGATTAGTGAGTCGACCTGCTCTGCCCGCCCCGGCTGTCGGTATCGGGACtctccatcagcagcagcaggaggccATCCTCACTGCTACCTTCTCTTAA